One genomic segment of Chelmon rostratus isolate fCheRos1 chromosome 22, fCheRos1.pri, whole genome shotgun sequence includes these proteins:
- the LOC121626063 gene encoding cAMP-regulated D2 protein: protein MESRRCLLLLCTLSFVLASGEATKNDDDIDLVSFLRSIYPGLLVRDEPFIINRDFEMNSLKEPGRPEVLSITAQTKDKPVNQDTNEAQGPVVLTKNGQIKGVTVDKAHIFYGIPYADPPVGAYRWKPPRPASPWQGIYDASFPRAACVQACSSPITEECPRAVSEDCLYLNIFVPASVNFSSPLRGLLPVIAWIHGGDFIAGSASKPLYDGRFISNFTRTVVVSLEYRLGAFGFLVSGKDPHASAVGNYGILDQQAALLWVQRNIAVFGGDPSKVTIFGESAGAQSVSLHLMIQSSKPLFKQAVLQSLPFSIPLKSRHDALKLGKDFAKQTNCSVSNIVCLLSLPPQAVLAAQMKTSSKIVNPFRFLEVFETWGPYIDGELIQEQAVTAFQKGHWQKEKPVLLGTTSEEGVIFVYGVFNKPVSAVESTVYITAIFKQHALRILHKYLPLYRDADRRDMLAQIVTDYVFLCPSRWSARAATAAGSGVWMYVFDHVASDHRVWSGLTFCYQHVCHGAELPFLFDSASVAKFTLSVPEKLLSNRMLCYWGAFAHTGDPSSRAQQTAFCREQRLPVWPRYSDNSGWLAMNLTVRSHAQVGTRNHVCDFWDKLGIY, encoded by the exons ATGGAGAGCCGgcgctgtttgctgctgctgtgcacacTAAGCTTCGTGCTGGCCTCCGGAGAGGCGACGAAAAATGATGATGACATTGACCTTGTCAGCTTTCTGAGAAGTATCTACCCCGGGCTGCTGGTGAGAGACGAGCCGTTCATCATCAACAGAGACTTTGAGATGAACTCCCTCAAGGAGCCGGGACGACCTGAGGTCCTCTCAATCACAGCGCAAACCAAGGACAAACCAGTCAATCAGGATACAAATGAGGCTCAGGGACCTGTGGTGTTAACCAAAAATGGCCAGATCAAGGGGGTTACGGTGGATAAGGCCCATATATTCTATGGGATACCATATGCAGACCCACCTGTCGGGGCTTACCGCTGGAAGCCCCCGAGACCTGCGAGTCCTTGGCAGGGGATTTATGATGCCTCCTTCCCCAGGGCAGCATGTGTGCAGGCCTGCAGCAGCCCCATCACTGAGGAGTGTCCTCGGGCA GTCAGTGAGGACTGCCTCTACCTCAACATCTTTGTCCCTGCCAGTGTGAACTTCAGCTCCCCTCTGCGGGGCCTGCTGCCCGTCATAGCGTGGATCCACGGTGGGGATTTCATCGCCGGCTCTGCCTCCAAGCCGCTGTACGACGGCCGCTTCATCAGTAACTTCACCCGCACTGTTGTTGTGAGCCTGGAGTACCGGCTGG GTGCCTTTGGGTTCCTCGTGTCGGGCAAGGACCCTCACGCCTCGGCTGTGGGGAACTATGGGATCCTGGACCAGCAGGCAGCTCTTCTTTGGGTCCAGCGAAACATTGCAGTGTTTGGAGGTGATCCCAGCAAG GTGACAATTTTTGGGGAGAGCGCAGGCGCTCAGTCGGTGAGTCTCCACCTGATGATCCAGAGCAGCAAACCTCTGTTTAAACAGGCTGTCCTGCAGAGTCTGCCCTTCTCCATCCCTCTGAAGAGCAG ACACGACGCCCTGAAGCTGGGAAAAGACTTTGCTAAACAGACCAACTGCTCTGTGAGCAACATCGTCTGCCTGCTGTCCCTCCCTCCGCAGGCCGTCCTGGCTGCCCAGATGAAAACAA GCTCCAAGATCGTGAACCCGTTCAGGTTCCTGGAGGTTTTTGAGACGTGGGGTCCGTATATCGACGGGGAGCTAATACAAGAGCAAGCTGTCACTGCCTTCCAGAAGGGCCACTGGCAGAAAGAGAAGCCAGTGCTGCtgg GTACGACCTCAGAGGAGGGGGTGATCTTTGTGTATGGCGTCTTCAACAAGCCGGTGTCTGCAGTGGAGAGCACCGTGTACATCACGGCCATCTTTAAACAGCACGCTCTGCGCATCCTGCACAAGTACCTGCCCCTGTACCGGGACGCTGACCGCAGGGATATGCTGGCTCAG ATCGTCACCGACTACGTCTTCCTGTGTCCGTCCAGGTGGTCGGCGCGTGCCGCCACAGCGGCGGGCAGCGGGGTGTGGATGTACGTGTTCGACCACGTGGCATCGGACCACCGCGTGTGGTCCGGCCTGACTTTCTGCTACCAGCACGTCTGCCACGGCGCCGAGCTGCCTTTTCTCTTTGACTCGGCCTCGGTGGCCAAATTCACCCTGTCGGTGCCAGAGAAGCTGCTGTCCAATCGGATGCTGTGCTACTGGGGCGCCTTTGCCCACACCGGCGACCCTTCCTCGCGGGCCCAGCAGACGGCCTTCTGCCGGGAGCAGCGTCTGCCCGTTTGGCCCCGCTACTCTGACAACAGCGGCTGGCTGGCCATGAACCTGACGGTGCGTTCACATGCACAAGTGGGAACCAGGAACCACGTGTGTGACTTCTGGGACAAACTGGGCATCTACTAG